From the genome of Halomonas sp. LR3S48:
CCTCGCGAGTCGCGACGGTACCATCCCGGTCGTCCAGCTCACCCTCGATGGCCTTGACCTCGGTGGGTGACGGCATGTACTCGATGACACCGTCGAGCACGGCTTGCACGCCCTTGTTCTTGAACGCCGAACCGCAGGTGACCAGCACGATCTCGTTGTCGAGCGTACGACGACGCAAGCCGGACTTGATCTCCTCGATGGAAAGCTCGCCCTCTTCGAGGTACTTGTCCATCAGCTCTTCGGAGGCCTCGGCAGCGGCTTCGACCATCTGCTCGCGGTACTCCTCGGCAGTCTCCTTGAGCTCGGCCGGGATATCGACCAGCTCGTAGTTCATGCCCAGGCTCTCCTCATCCCACAGGATAGCCTTCATCTGGATCAGGTCGATGACGCCCTTGAATTCCTCCTCGGTGCCCCAGTTGATCTGGATCGGCACGGCATTGGCATTCAAGCGCTTCTTGAGCTGATCGACGACCATGAAGAAGTCGGCACCGGTGCGATCCATCTTGTTGACGAACACCATGCGCGGCACTTCGTACTTGTTGGCCTGACGCCACACGGTCTCGGTCTGCGGCTGTACGCCGGAGGAGCCGCACAGCACCACCACGGCACCGTCGAGCACGCGCAGCGAGCGCTCCACCTCAATGGTGAAATCGACGTGTCCGGGCGTATCGATGATGTTGATGCGATGCTCATCGAACTGCTTGTTCATGCCCTGCCAGAAGCAGGTGGTCGCCGCGGAGGTGATGGTGATGCCACGCTCCTGCTCCTGCTCCATCCAGTCCATGGTGGCCGCGCCATCATGAACCTCGCCCACCTTGTGGGAGAGACCGGTGTAGAACAGGACACGCTCGGTCGTGGTGGTCTTGCCGGCATCGACGTGGGCGACGATGCCGATATTACGATAGCGGTTGAGTGGAGTCTTGCGAGCCACGGTGGAACTCCCCGTTGATTGGCGATGCGTTTAGAAGCGCTGCACTTAGAAGCGGTAGTGCGAGAACGCCTTGTTGGCCTCAGCCATGCGATGCACGTCTTCACGCTTCTTGACCGCAGAACCCTTGCCTTCGGCGGCATCGAGCATCTCGCCAGCGAGACGCTGCACCATGGTCTTCTCACCGCGCTTGCGTGCCGCATCCACCAGCCAGCGCATGGCTAGCGCCTGGCGGCGCGAGGGGCGAACCTCTACCGGCACCTGATAGGTCGCACCGCCGACGCGGCGGGACTTGACCTCGACCATCGGCTGGATGGCTTCCAGCGCGCGATCGAAGATTTCCAGCGGCTCTTCCTTGCTACGCTCGGCAACCGTGTCCAGCGCACCGTAAACGATACGCTCAGCTGTGGACTTCTTGCCGCTGACCATCAGGTGGTTCATGAACTTGGCCAGGCGCTCGCTTCCGAACTTGGGATCCGGCAGGATTTCGCGCTTGGCTACTACTCTTCTTCTAGGCATGACAAGCCCTCTAGCGAAGGGTCTTTCAGGCAAACCCGGAACTCCCGCACGCTCTCTTCGAACTCGCGACGCCCGACCTTACTCTTATCAGACCAAAATTGATTCTGGATGCGTACCGAGGCCGATCAGGACTTGGGACGCTTGGTGCCGTACTTGGAACGGCCCTGCTTACGGTTCTGCACGCCGGAGGTGTCGAGGGCGCCGCGTACGGTGTGGTAACGCACACCCGGCAAGTCCTTGACACGGCCGCCGCGGATCAGCACGACGGAGTGTTCCTGAAGGTTATGGCCTTCACCGCCGATGTAGGACGACACTTCGAACCCGTTGGTCAGACGCACGCGACAGACCTTACGCAGGGCCGAGTTCGGCTTCTTCGGGGTAGTGGTATAGACGCGGGTGCAGACACCGCGCTTCTGTGGGCAGGCCTGTAGCGCCGGCACGTCGCTCTTGGCGGCGGGGCGCTTGCGCGGCTTGCGCACGAGCTGATTGATCGTTGCCATGTTGTGTAGCTGACTCCAATGGTTGCCTTGCCTTTGCAGCGGGCGCGGGCGCACCCACCCCACTGTTAAAGGCTGCGAATTCTAAGGTCTAACGGGGTGGGGCGTCAAGCGATTGGGCTTGGCCCACGCCTTGACGCCCCGCACCGCCTACAGCTCGTCGTCGTCAGAATCGAGCGCGGTGAGCTGGGCACCCAGCTCCTGCTCGACGTCGAAGGCCGACGGATGGAGCAGACGCTCGGTATCTTCCCGCTTGCGGCGACGCTCCTGATGATGAGCCAGCCCCGTTCCCGCCGGGATCAGGCGACCCACCACCACGTTCTCCTTCAGGCCACGCAGGTAATCGCGCTTGCCGGTAACCGCCGCCTCGGTCAGCACCCGCGTGGTCTCCTGGAAGGAGGCCGCGGAGATGAACGACTCGGTGGCCAGGCTGGCCTTGGTGATACCCAGCAGCACGCGCTGGTACTTGGCCGGGAACTTCTCGGCCTGTACCAGGCGGGCATTCTCCTCGAGCACTCGCACCAGTTCGACCTGATCGCCAGGGATGAACTCGGAGTCGCCGGACTCGGTAATCTCCACCTTGCGCAGCATCTGACGCACGATCACTTCGATGTGCTTGTCGTTGATGCCCACGCCCTGCAGGCGGTAGACCTCCTGGATCTCGGCGGTGATGTACTTGGCCAGCTCCGCCACGCCCAGCAGCCGCAGGATGTCGTGCGGGTTGCTCGGACCGTCGGAGATCACCTCGCCCTTCTCCACCGTCTCGCCTTCGAAGACCGCGATCTGGCGCCACTTCGGAATCAGCGCCTCGAACGGATCGCTGCCGTCTTCCGGCGTAATCGTCAGGCGACGCTTGCCCTTGGTCTCCTTGCCGAAGCTGATCGTACCGCTGACCTCGGCGAGGATGGCGGGCTCCTTCGGTTTGCGCGCCTCGAACAAGTCGGCCACGCGGGGCAGACCACCGGTGATGTCCTTGTTGCCCGAAGCTTCGACCGGAATCCTCGCGACGATCTCGCCAATACCGATCTTGGCGCCGTTGTCGACCGAGACGATCGACTTGCCCGGCAGCAGGTACTGCACCGGGGTGTTGGAGCC
Proteins encoded in this window:
- the rpsL gene encoding 30S ribosomal protein S12, with the protein product MATINQLVRKPRKRPAAKSDVPALQACPQKRGVCTRVYTTTPKKPNSALRKVCRVRLTNGFEVSSYIGGEGHNLQEHSVVLIRGGRVKDLPGVRYHTVRGALDTSGVQNRKQGRSKYGTKRPKS
- the rpsG gene encoding 30S ribosomal protein S7, whose protein sequence is MPRRRVVAKREILPDPKFGSERLAKFMNHLMVSGKKSTAERIVYGALDTVAERSKEEPLEIFDRALEAIQPMVEVKSRRVGGATYQVPVEVRPSRRQALAMRWLVDAARKRGEKTMVQRLAGEMLDAAEGKGSAVKKREDVHRMAEANKAFSHYRF